From a region of the Trichoderma atroviride chromosome 6, complete sequence genome:
- a CDS encoding uncharacterized protein (EggNog:ENOG41) gives MPRATSSSRCDPCPRSTTGTSISTDKPKTPKPAPARANTRPSSKRLARRSSRSRTFGATTTTPPVENIKMRESIYLFKSGFRPIWEDRRNINGGSWTFRVPKAIGPDFWTRIQLLAIGEKLQSVIDEADQICGVGLSVRFNSHLVTVWHRDSSKQNSVDALIACILEDLPAELQPKPDNYFYKKHSDHAGFKAPPELQAVLDTQKRNAAVAAAANAAAAAESSSPAASASAPAVTIASPQ, from the exons ATGCCAAGAGCAACTTCTTCAAGTCGATGCGACCCCTGCCCACGCAGCACTACTGGGACGTCTATTTCGACAG ACAAGCCAAAGACCCCAaagccggcgccggcgaggGCGAATACACGGCCGAGCTCGAAAAGATTGGCACGCAGATCGAGTCGGTCCAGGACTTTTGGCgctacaacaacaacaccccCCGTCGAGAACATCAAGATGCGCGAGTCAATATACCTCTTCAAGTCGGGCTTCCGGCCCATCTGGGAGGACCGCCGCAAcatcaacggcggcagctggaCGTTTCGCGTGCCAAAGGCCATTGGGCCCGATTTCTGGACGCGCatccagctgctggccattggcgagaagctccagagcgtcattgacgagg CCGACCAAATCTGCGGCGTCGGCCTCTCCGTCCGCTTCAACTCCCACCTCGTCACCGTCTGGCACCGCGACTCGTCCAAGCAAAACTCCGTCGACGCCCTCATCGCCTGCATCCTCGAGGACCTGCccgccgagctgcagcccaagCCCGACAACTACTTTTACAAGAAGCACTCGGACCACGCGGGCTTCAAGGCCCCGCCCGAGCTGCAGGCCGTGCTGGACACCCAGAAGCgcaatgctgctgttgctgctgctgcgaatgccgctgctgctgcagagtcTTCTTCGCCTGCCGCTTCGGCTTCTGCTCCTGCGGTGACGATTGCGTCTCCTCAGTAG
- a CDS encoding uncharacterized protein (EggNog:ENOG41) yields MDPVSQITTLRAPEPEDVRPSSPTKSRKVTGDKSFAFDNSFWSHDPDDKDYANQEDIYNSLGEEFLDHNFEGYHTCIFAYGQTGSGKSYTMMGTPENPGLIPRTCEDLFERIEAAHNENSNVAYNVRVSYFEVYNEHVRDLLVPVVPNTAANYLKIRESPTEGPYVKDLTEVPVRNIHEILRYMKVGDASRTVASTKMNDISSRSHAVFTIMLKQIHHDMETDETTERSSRIRLVDLAGSERAKTTEATGARLREGSNINKSLATLGRVIAALAGPPKQLRSGKRKDVVPYRDSILTWLLKDSLGGNSKTAMIACIAPADYDETLSTLRYADQAKRIRTRAKVNQDHITSAERDAQIAAMAQEIQMLQLSVSDSRQREKNAQEAEERLEEYQISVSAMQRMMEERSMVAESKIKKLQTENEALKLHLKLAIESLKNPIPAIELDKESSDDEDYDYDSESTAADDELQQEMERYLQDMGNLRKLIGGDLTRFKDNDSVRMPLGG; encoded by the coding sequence ATGGACCCCGTCTCCCAAATCACCACCCTCAGAGCCCCCGAGCCAGAAGACGTCCGTCCTTCAAGCCCGACCAAATCCCGCAAAGTCACGGGCGACAAGAGCTTCGCCTTTGACAACTCCTTCTGGAGCCACGACCCCGACGACAAGGACTATGCCAACCAGGAAGACATATACAACAGCCTCGGCGAGGAGTTTCTCGATCACAACTTTGAGGGCTACCATACATGCATCTTCGCCTACGGCCAGACCGGCTCCGGAAAGAGCTACACCATGATGGGAACGCCCGAGAACCCGGGCCTGATTCCCCGGACCTGCGAGGACCTGTTTGAGCGCATCGAAGCCGCCCACAACGAAAACTCCAACGTCGCTTACAACGTCAGGGTCTCCTATTTCGAGGTCTACAACGAGCATGTCAGAGACCTCCTGGTGCCTGTCGTCCCCAACACTGCCGCCAACTATCTCAAGATCCGCGAATCGCCGACCGAAGGCCCATATGTCAAGGATCTCACCGAGGTGCCTGTGCGAAACATTCACGAAATTTTGCGGTACATGAAGGTGGGCGACGCATCCCGCACCGTAGCGAGCACCAAGATGAACGACATCAGCAGCCGAAGCCACGCCGTCTTCACCATTATGCTGAAGCAGATCCACCACGACATGGAAACAGACGAGACCACGGAACGCAGCTCTCGCATTCGTCTGGTTGACCTGGCGGGTAGCGAGAGGGCAAAGACAACCGAGGCGACGGGAGCACGACTTCGAGAGGGTagcaacatcaacaagtCTCTCGCCACTCTGGGCCGGGTCATTGCGGCGCTGGCAGGACCCCCCAAGCAGCTTCGATCGGGCAAGAGAAAGGACGTTGTGCCCTATCGAGATTCCATCCTGACATGGCTGCTCAAGGACTCTCTCGGTGGCAACAGCAAGACGGCCATGATTGCCTGCATTGCCCCTGCCGACTACGACGAGACGCTTTCGACACTTCGCTACGCCGACCAAGCCAAACGCATTCGCACCCGCGCCAAGGTCAACCAAGACCACATCACTTCCGCCGAGCGCGATGCTCAGattgctgccatggcgcaAGAGATTCAAATGCTGCAGTTATCCGTCTCAGACTCCCGCCAGCGCGAAAAGAATGCtcaagaggcagaagagcgCCTGGAAGAGTACCAGATCAGCGTCAGCGCCATGCAGCGCATGATGGAGGAGCGCAGCATGGTTGCGGAAAGCAAAATTAAGAAGCTGCAGACGGAGAACGAGGCCCTCAAGCTGCATCTCAAGCTGGCTATTGAGAGTCTCAAGAACCCCATCCCGGCGATTGAGCTTGACAAGGAGTCttcagacgatgaagactACGACTATGACTCGGAGAGTACGGCAGCAGATGACGAACTCCAACAGGAAATGGAGCGCTACTTGCAGGACATGGGCAATCTGCGCAAGCTTATTGGCGGCGATCTTACGAGATTCAAAGACAATGACAGCGTACGTATGCCTCTTGGCGGCTAA
- a CDS encoding uncharacterized protein (EggNog:ENOG41), which yields MARTKEDAKAANNASTDITHQATEDAGPYVPTGKPRGRPKGSGKKGAQARAKAAKKVLPPLAPGEKRRGRPRKSDVAQTQDDDDQAATAESEANVEAEAEDDAASNQPGIGDVASDARTGARSALTPQQSPEYEEDQVDYDNDDE from the exons ATGGCGCGCACCAAGGAGGACGCCAAGGCGGCGAACAACGCATCCACAGACATCACCCACCAGGCCACCGAAGATGCTGGC CCCTATGTGCCCACCGGCAAGCCGCGAGGAAGGCCCAAgggcagcggcaagaaggGAGCACAGGCAAGGGCAAAGGCGGCCAAGAAGGtgctgccgccattggcgccgGGCGAGAAGCGTCGGGGCAGGCCGCGCAAGTCGGACGTTGCGCAGACccaggacgacgacgaccaggCAGCGACCGCAGAGTCCGAGGCCAATgttgaggctgaggccgaggACGACGCTGCCAGTAATCAGCCAGGCATCGGTG ACGTGGCAAGTGATGCGCGCACCGGGGCCAGATCGGCCCTCACGCCGCAGCAGTCTCCCGAATACGAG GAGGACCAGGTGGACTATGACAATGACGATGAATGA
- a CDS encoding uncharacterized protein (EggNog:ENOG41) — translation MADRYIPEHRRTQFKAKNTFKPDELRRRREEQQVEIRKAKREENLAKRRGIGSGDSRPGAALGAAPDSDDESAPTESQLNEDLPQMVSGVFSDQIDLQIQATTKFRKLLSKERNPPIEEVIKTGVVSRFVEFLRSPPHLGAVRGCLGPDQHCLWLGHPNPGRH, via the exons ATGGCGGACCGCTATATCCCAGAGCATCGCCGAACCCAgttcaaggccaagaacacATTCAAGCCCGATGagctccgccgccgccgcgagGAGCAGCAGGTCGAGATCCGCAAGGCGAAGCGCGAGGAAAACCTAGCCAAGCGACGAGGCATTGGGTCTGGCGATAGCCGCCCGGGTGCTGCTCTGGGCGCTGCGCCCGACAGCGACGATGAGTCCGCCCCTACCGAGTCTCAG TTGAACGAGGATCTTCCTCAGATGGTCTCTGGCGTCTTCTCCGACCAGATCGATCTCCAAATCCAAGCCACCACCAAGTTCCGAAAGCTTCTGTCCAAGGAGCGGAACCCTCCCATCGAGGAGGTCATCAAGACCGGTGTCGTCAGCCGCTTCGTCGAGTTCCTGCGATCCCCCCCACACCTTGGTGCAGTTCGAGGCTGCTTGGGCCCTGACCAACATTGCCTCTGGCTCGGCCACCCAAACCCAGGTCGTCATTGA
- a CDS encoding uncharacterized protein (EggNog:ENOG41): MLHSSYGGALAAEPFHSYPYDRFYDNTHNTQMALSQVTQRLSRASAGSSLRVVKPSSTSTSPRSSAANSRRRTIINDSQAARRQQQVLEYISSTQNTESFVPRRQSRPVSWHPSTHLQTPQVEYLPQQTFYEYPAMQQGYHTAFQPSPPMASYSNSTSPSSNFSPLPLPYQSTEVMATASADEWQQTANQSAPYYHTLADNQFFNGAINERSPTNALNWNSYIYQGFSETSPPTPDSFLPSAQQPQADVPEAAIQTLDDSEEEGEILIGMGLYDTPGKYEDDPHLNNYRSTVSSLLGSSFKHQEPTGKGLKLEETWEPPKSDDEDDEEEEEDEEEEDDDN; this comes from the coding sequence ATGTTGCACTCATCCTATGGGGGAGCgttggctgctgagcctTTCCACTCATATCCATACGACAGATTCTACGACAACACACACAACACTCAAATGGCTCTATCACAAGTCACCCAGAGGCTATCCCGAGCATCTGCGGGCTCGTCTCTCCGAGTTGTCAAGCCTtcaagcaccagcaccagcccaCGATCGTCCGCCGCCAATTCAAGAAGGCGCACAATCATCAACGATTCTCAGGCAGCGAGAAGACAACAGCAAGTCCTGGAATACATTTCGTCAACACAAAACACCGAATCGTTTGTGCCAAGAAGGCAATCACGGCCTGTCAGCTGGCATCCATCAACTCACCTGCAAACACCTCAGGTTGAATACCTTCCACAGCAGACGTTTTATGAATACCCGGCCATGCAACAGGGGTACCATACCGCCTTCCAGCCATCCCCTCCAATGGCATCTTACTCAAACAGCacctcgccatcatcaaactTTTctccgctgccgctgccctACCAATCTACAGAGGTCATGGCCACCGCCTCGGCTGATGAATGGCAGCAGACAGCGAACCAGTCGGCTCCATACTATCACACTCTGGCTGATAATCAGTTTTTCAACGGCGCTATCAACGAGAGGTCCCCTACCAATGCCCTGAACTGGAACAGCTACATCTACCAAGGCTTCAGCGAGACCTCTCCACCTACACCTGATTCTTTCCTCCCTTCCGCACAACAGCCCCAAGCGGATGTCCCCGAGGCAGCTATTCAAACCTTGGATgattctgaagaagagggagaaatcCTCATTGGAATGGGACTCTATGATACACCTGGCAAATACGAAGATGACCCGCACCTGAACAACTATCGCTCTACGGTATCATCTCTCCTTGGATCTTCCTTCAAGCATCAAGAGCCTACCGGCAAGGGCTTGAAGCTGGAAGAGACTTGGGAACCTCCAAAGtctgatgacgaagacgatgaagaggaagaggaagacgaagaggaagaagatgacgataaTTAA
- a CDS encoding uncharacterized protein (EggNog:ENOG41): MLRNATWTLSNFCRGKTPQPDWNTIAPALPVLSKLVYSLDDEVLIDACWAISYLSDGSNDKIQAVIEAGIPRRLVELLLHASTSVQTPALRSVGNIVTGDDVQTQVIINSGALPCLLSLLSSTKDGIRKEACWTISNITAGNSSQIQAVIDANIIPPLIHLLQNGDLKTRKEACWAISNATSGGLQKPEQIRYLVAQGCIKPLCDLLACPDNKIIQVALDGLENILKIGDLDRQAAGEGADSINRYALFIEECGGMEKIHDCQNNANEEIYMKAYNIIEKYFSDEEENADEGASQPTGANGTFGFGTNGAAQAGGFNFANGGDSMDM; encoded by the exons ATGCTTCGTAACGCGACCTGGACCTTGAGCAACTTTTGCCGTGGCAAGACCCCTCAGCCCGATTGGAACACT ATTGCTCCGGCCCTTCCCGTCCTTTCCAAGCTTGTGTACTCTCTCGATGACGAGGTTCTGATCGATGCCTGCTGGGCCATTTCTTACCTGTCCGACGGTTCCAACGATAAGATTCAGGCTGTTATCGAGGCCGGTATCCCTCGTAGACttgttgagcttcttcttcacgcATCCACCTCAGTGCAGACTCCTGCCCTTCGATCTGTTGGCAACATTGTTACTGGTGACGATGTCCAGACCCAGgtcatcatcaacagcgGCGCCCTTCCTTgccttttgtctcttctgaGCTCGACCAAGGATGGTATTCGCAAGGAAGCCTGCTGgaccatctccaacatcacTGCCGGAAACTCTTCTCAGATCCAGGCTGTCATCGATGCCAACATCATTCCTCCTCTGATCCACCTTCTGCAGAATGGCGACCTCAAGACTCGCAAAGAGGCTTGCTGGGCTATCAGCAACGCCACTTCAGGTGGCCTCCAGAAGCCTGAGCAGATTCGATACCTCGTCGCTCAAGGCTGCATTAAGCCTCTGTGCGATCTCCTTGCTTGCCCTGACAACAAGATCATTCAGGTTGCCCTTGATGGCCTGGAAAACATCCTCAAGATTGGCGACTTGGACAGACAGGCCGCAGGTGAAGGTGCCGACTCGATCAACCGCTATGCTCTGTTCATTGAAGAGTGTGGTGGCATGGAGAAGATCCACGATTGCCAGAACAACGCCAACGAGGAGATTTACATGAAGGCGTACAACATCATTGAGAAGTACTTCtctgacgaggaagagaacGCAGATGAGGGCGCTTCTCAGCCCACCGGCGCCAACGGCACATTTGGTTTCGGCACCAACGGCGCTGCGCAAGCTGGAGGATTCAACTTTGCCAATGGAGGTGATTCTATGGATATGTAG